ACAACCAGAGTAAAACTCCTAAGCTCGTACCAGATTAGGATATCTGTAACCCTCCTCCCCTCGAGTAtgtaagggcgggcagggaccctctcCAAAATATCATTTAACCTTCAGGCAATACGAAAACCACCGTACAGGATGTAGAGTATTACGCAactcgtggcccgaacctgtctaaaccttgtgttgctagCACCTTCgaattcctgatctcggcgataccCTACCCTTAAATCCACCACCTCGACGTATCCCTCGGTAGatttggcggtaaaacactgacacaATACTATACTAATCTAGTGTTACCAAAAGATTGTGCATGAGCTTGACCTTTTTCGTCCCGCACACTGTCACTACACAATGGTAATCAACCGTCTCGAAATATCACTACGATCAAATAAGCACACTACGATCATGTACAGATGATAAACTACAATCAAATATCACTACAACCCTATAGATAAATATTGCTGGCCAAGCATATTGAAGTACTCATCAACATAGCTCAATGATAACATGATCTTAGACATAAATGTAGCAATTACATATAAAGATCCCGCTTTGATCCCGTCAAGCACATTGAAGCACTCATCCTAATGCACAACTGGGGTAGGAAGGCTTAGGAGAATCACCGGATCGAAATTGGTGGCGGGACGAGGCGAGAGCAAGTTAGGCCAATCGGATTTCTTTCTTTCAGAAGGTGTGCAGAAATACAGATCAGATTGTTATGCATGTGAACTCTATAGTGGTGCGGATGAGAAAGTATTTCACACTGTACAAGCATCCAAGGACAAGTAGCATAGACACAAGGACATGTGCCAATGAAGTCTCCACTGTGGGCTCACCAGCTCTAGGGAAAAGGAAGCTTGAAAGTCGACTTTGCTCAGTACAAATCACAATGAGGGTTGCACAGTTATCAAAATCTGAGTTGATGTCTACTTAGAAGAAGAATCTGAGAATGACACAGAAGGTGTTGATGTTTTAGCATGGTGGAATAACAAATCAGAGAAGTCTCCTGTACTATCAGCTATGGCTCAAGATTTCCTTGCGATTTCCCGTATTATTGTGTCATCCGAATCCGCCTTGCTAAACTCCAAAATGCTTGAGGCTCCTGTGTCCGCAAAAGATTGGCTATTTAAGACTAAAGATCCCGAATTGTGTTCTGATAGTGAAGGTAATCTCGTTAAGTTTTGCTAAACTCCTTTTGCAGTTATGTTTTGCTGTTAATTTTAGTGATTTATGGCAGTTAATTTTGTACTAATTTAAAGCTTTTGTTACAGAGATTTCAGTGTAAGCATGTTTGGCGGCAGGCGGCTACAGATTGGCTTGGTAAGGTACGTTTGTTCTGAACTGCATGTAGACTTGCACATAGATAGCACTCTTTTTCACTCTTTGAGGTACTATCCAGCCTAATTTACTATTGTAAACATGTCCTTATTTAATTGTACTGAGCCTTCTCATACTGCTTATTTTAATTTTGAAGCCGAAGTTCATAGATTCATCATTCAACTAGCTGCTGGATGTTAAACAGTCTTCTTCATCTATTTCCCAGCTTATCTGAATTATATTCTGAACCGAAGGAAAAAGAACACAATCTGCTGCAAGCTTGCTGAAAACACTGCAAAGTGGCTTCACTTCTGTAAACCCATATATGcttattatatatcttgcatgcTTGCCAAATTAATCAGTTAAGCCTGTGTTCACTTTGTCTTTATTGTTCTTCTATACCTTGCACGTTCGCCAAATTTATGAGGTTTACTCTATTTTTTCTGGtagagcatctccagcagaATACTCATCTCTTATACCCTATATATTTTCTCTATCTATCACCAATAATACGTTTTGTTTCTTTATAGCTAGTTTTGTAGCAGATTACTCAACGGATAGGGTAGATGGAGAAATCTCTTACATTTGAGCAAGAGAGATGTGTGTTTTGACGATCACCAAAATTATTTTGGTATTGGCGATAGAATTGTTAATCTGCTGGAGCACCTTCTATTACCAAAAGAATAATTTTTTTATTAAGGAGAGAGATGAGTAATCTGCTAATATAAAGATGCTCTATTGCTGCATGTTAATATCAACAATGCTGCACAGGGCAAACTGTCGTCTTCTGATGTGAAGTAGGAAAGCAACATGGCATCCTGCCCAACCTGCAAACATGGAAAGACTAAAAACTTTCTTGCTTAATTAGCTTCAACGTTGAATTTATTTGCTTAGCTTAATTACTGTGATCTGCCGAAACTGAAATCAGCTACCAGAAGCAAAATCATTTATTTGCTTAGTTTCATCATGGTATTTATTCTGTGTAACGCAAGTTGACACGAAATCATTTAGATTGGGGTTGAGGTTTGAAACCGTGGAGTGGTTTGATTTGGTTGAAATGATACATGCAGTTTGGTTTTGCTTGGTTCTCAAAGCATTAGCAGCCTTAGTACTTTTATTCTTCCTGTCAGATCTTAAGCTAACAGCAAGCTAGCTCCTGAATGGGTCAGCTAGCTGAGGTGATCTCAGCTCGGAGGCCATTGGCGTTTGACCTGGTCGTGAAAACCGGGCCACGCGTCCCTACAAGACAATGCACAGAGCTTCCAATGGACACATGCACGTACACGATTCATATCTCATCCAAACCAACGCCTACATGCGAAGCAACTGATTTTGTAAGAGAGTAGAATTTTGACACTTGTTTGTCCTTACGTCCGCCATGGAATTAGCTTGCCCTGCAAATCAGCTCACTGGCACGTCATGTTGGACTCCGTCCCGTTGACCCCAACATAATCAAGCTTATCATACATGATCTGACTGATACTATCGTACAATTTTTGCTTAGATTCGACGCGTAATGACAAGTCACACCCAATCGCTTCAGTAGCAAGAAATCAAACATGGTCGATCTCCGATCCAGCTCACTATAAATGCTTCAGTCCACCATGCATACCCATCACAGCAGCATACAGCAGCAAAGCAAAGCTCTAGATCGATGATGGGTAAGACGATGGCACCTCGCCTGGCCTtgggcgtcgccgccgcctgctgcctGGTCCTGGTGCTCCTCTCGTCGTGGGTcggcacggccgccgcggcgggcaAGACCGGGCGGATCACGGTGTACTGGGGCCAGACGGCCAGCGAGGGCAGCCTCCGCAAGGCCTGCGAGAGCAACCTCTACTCCACCGTCATCCTCTCTTTCCTCACCCGCTTCGGCGGCGGGCGCTACAAGCTCGACCTCACCGGCCACCCCTGGGGCGCCGTGGGCCCGGACGTCAAGTACTGCCAGTCCAGGAacgtcctcgtcctcctcgccaTCGGCGGCGGCTTCGGCGACTACTCCCTCGCCTCCAAGGCCGACGCCAAGGCTGTCGCCGACCACATCTGGGACGTCTACCTCGGCGGCCGCTCCAAGCAGACCCGGCCGTTCGGCAACGCCGTGCTGGACGGCGTCGACTTCGACATCGAGCACGGGGGCTCGAAGCATTACGACGACCTCGCGCGGTACCTCAAGGCCTACAGCAacaaggggaagaagaaggtgtgGGTCACGGCGGCGCCGCAGTGCCCGTTCCCGGACCGGATGCTGGGGCAGGCTCTCCGGACGGGGCTCTTCGACCGCGTGCACGTCCAGTTCTACAACAACCCCGCCTGCAGCTACCGCGCCGGCAACAAGGAGGCGTTCACCCGCGCGTGGAGGACGTGGACGAGCAGCCTGCCGCGGAGCTCGGTGTACCTGGGCCtgccggcggcgccgcgcgccgccgggaGCGGGTACGTGCCGCCGGCGACGCTGGTGGCCAAGGTTCTGCCGATCGTGCGCCGGTCGCGGAACTACGGCGGGGTCATGCTATGGAGCAGGTACTGGGACATGCAGACCGGCTACAGCAGGGCCGTCAAGCACGCCGTCTGATGCGTGCCATGGACACGAAAAGCTCGCCGTCGACGACCTGCCGCCGGCGGTGCCCAGTACCGGAGTCCGATCGATCCCCTAAGTTGTGAGATAACTAGCTAGGGACGTGCAGCACGCACGGCACAGCAATAACGAAACAGGGCACACGCGTGGTGCGCC
The sequence above is drawn from the Panicum hallii strain FIL2 chromosome 7, PHallii_v3.1, whole genome shotgun sequence genome and encodes:
- the LOC112900277 gene encoding hevamine-A-like, with translation MMGKTMAPRLALGVAAACCLVLVLLSSWVGTAAAAGKTGRITVYWGQTASEGSLRKACESNLYSTVILSFLTRFGGGRYKLDLTGHPWGAVGPDVKYCQSRNVLVLLAIGGGFGDYSLASKADAKAVADHIWDVYLGGRSKQTRPFGNAVLDGVDFDIEHGGSKHYDDLARYLKAYSNKGKKKVWVTAAPQCPFPDRMLGQALRTGLFDRVHVQFYNNPACSYRAGNKEAFTRAWRTWTSSLPRSSVYLGLPAAPRAAGSGYVPPATLVAKVLPIVRRSRNYGGVMLWSRYWDMQTGYSRAVKHAV